In Candidatus Hydrogenedentota bacterium, a single window of DNA contains:
- a CDS encoding response regulator, producing the protein QRVIGLKPGTAPTRIAIVDDKKYNRQLLAKLLATVGFEVREAADGQEALALLSEWRPALMLMDMRMPVMDGYEATRRIKAMPDGGNTLIVGVTASAFEEKKNEVLAAGVDGFLAKPFKEEQLFGVIHDLLGTEYEYAAAEAAETGADSAISSRAMLQAVATLPKELVARLREAVSLGHMEDLAALFDEVASFAPDFAGRLRDLSDQYEYNTLAEILGEADGSSKE; encoded by the coding sequence CCAACGTGTTATTGGCCTGAAGCCGGGAACGGCCCCGACTCGAATCGCGATAGTCGATGATAAGAAATACAATCGCCAGCTTCTCGCGAAGCTGCTGGCCACGGTAGGATTTGAAGTCAGGGAAGCAGCGGATGGACAGGAAGCTCTGGCACTGCTGAGCGAGTGGAGGCCGGCGCTCATGCTCATGGACATGCGCATGCCGGTTATGGACGGCTACGAGGCAACACGCCGGATCAAGGCCATGCCGGATGGGGGCAACACGCTCATCGTGGGGGTTACCGCGAGCGCTTTCGAAGAGAAGAAGAATGAAGTTCTCGCCGCGGGAGTGGATGGTTTCCTGGCCAAGCCCTTCAAGGAGGAGCAGTTGTTCGGCGTGATTCATGACCTGTTGGGAACAGAGTATGAATACGCGGCCGCCGAAGCTGCTGAAACTGGCGCCGACTCGGCCATTTCCTCGCGGGCCATGTTACAGGCCGTCGCGACGCTGCCGAAGGAATTGGTCGCGAGACTGCGCGAAGCCGTGTCGCTTGGGCATATGGAAGATCTGGCCGCGCTTTTCGACGAGGTGGCTTCTTTCGCGCCGGATTTCGCCGGCCGGTTGAGGGATTTGTCCGACCAGTATGAGTACAACACTCTGGCCGAGATATTGGGGGAAGCGGATGGGAGCAGCAAGGAATGA
- a CDS encoding magnesium transporter CorA family protein, whose protein sequence is MQKRFKLQDGKIVPTVDDDAAIIVFDSLDESEKRYLIDTLNVDAHTLSSVLDPEELGRLEFEPNHAAIIYKRPKLYTATDNFLFRVNTCGFFLFPDKLIIIGEEQSASFQGRQFARVGSVPDVFLRVLYQNILHFTEHLKAMNAICDDLESKINKSMENKHLLHMFTIEKGLVYYLNAIRSNGRVLEKLKANASKLPFTPETVEYLDDLLIENAQCYEQANTHAQVLASLMDARASVVSNNLNVMMKNLNAIVIAVAVPSFLAAIGGMSEFTMMTAPGNWKVAYPLFLAAMVGMGVATFFIIKKIERYWH, encoded by the coding sequence ATGCAGAAGAGATTCAAACTTCAGGATGGAAAGATCGTCCCAACAGTCGATGACGATGCGGCGATTATTGTTTTCGACAGCCTCGACGAGTCTGAGAAGCGGTATCTGATCGACACGCTGAATGTCGATGCGCACACCCTGAGTTCCGTTTTGGACCCGGAAGAGCTTGGCCGCCTGGAGTTTGAGCCGAACCACGCAGCGATCATCTACAAACGGCCCAAGCTCTATACCGCAACCGACAATTTCCTTTTCAGGGTTAACACGTGCGGGTTCTTTCTGTTCCCAGACAAACTGATCATCATCGGCGAAGAACAGAGCGCCTCTTTCCAGGGGCGCCAGTTCGCCCGGGTGGGCAGCGTGCCGGATGTTTTTCTGCGGGTCTTGTACCAGAACATTCTGCACTTCACGGAACATCTCAAGGCGATGAACGCTATCTGCGACGACTTGGAGAGCAAGATCAACAAGTCGATGGAAAACAAGCATCTCCTGCACATGTTCACCATCGAGAAGGGTCTTGTGTACTATCTCAATGCCATCAGGTCAAATGGCCGCGTCCTGGAAAAGCTGAAGGCGAATGCGTCCAAGCTGCCTTTCACGCCGGAGACCGTCGAATATCTCGACGACCTCCTTATTGAAAACGCTCAGTGCTACGAACAAGCCAATACTCACGCGCAGGTGCTCGCCAGCCTGATGGACGCCCGCGCTTCCGTAGTCAGCAACAACCTCAACGTCATGATGAAGAATCTGAATGCCATCGTTATTGCCGTGGCCGTTCCCAGTTTCCTTGCTGCGATCGGGGGGATGTCGGAGTTCACGATGATGACGGCTCCTGGGAACTGGAAAGTGGCCTACCCGCTGTTCCTGGCGGCCATGGTCGGTATGGGCGTGGCGACTTTCTTCATCATCAAGAAGATCGAGCGGTACTGGCACTAG
- a CDS encoding response regulator, translated as MNNVAKPNIMVVDDTPANLKLLSNMLQERGYEVRPLQSGKMVLNAARTHPPDLILLDINMPEINGYEVCEQLKADAALCGIPVIFISALTETEDKIEAFRRGGVDYVTKPFQFEEVLARVNTHLLLKDARCRLEDLSRKLARYLSPQVYLSIFEGKQDAHIGSNRKKLTIFMSDIVGFSRQTDCMEAEDLTTLLNSYLNRMARIVLAHGGTIDKYMGDAILVFFGDPESKGVVEDAAACVAMALEMRAAVDELRAEWQKKGICTNFEIRMGITTGYCTVGNFGSEERMDYTIIGGQVNLANRLQNAAVPGEILIGPETFALVGDRFQCIRKEAVHVKGLEEPVQPHQVVGARSACVDATRIEDSRNGFTLALDPSAVDPEERKTVVEILRAAISSLR; from the coding sequence ATGAACAACGTGGCCAAGCCCAACATCATGGTGGTGGATGACACGCCCGCGAATCTCAAACTCCTGTCAAACATGCTTCAGGAAAGAGGGTACGAGGTGCGCCCGCTGCAAAGTGGCAAGATGGTGCTGAACGCCGCGCGCACGCACCCGCCGGACCTCATTCTGCTGGACATCAACATGCCGGAGATCAACGGGTACGAAGTGTGTGAACAGCTGAAGGCGGATGCGGCGTTGTGCGGCATCCCCGTCATCTTCATCAGCGCCCTTACCGAGACCGAAGACAAAATCGAGGCCTTTCGCCGCGGCGGCGTGGATTACGTGACGAAACCGTTTCAATTCGAGGAGGTCCTCGCCCGCGTGAACACGCATCTGTTATTGAAGGATGCGCGGTGCAGGCTGGAGGACTTGTCTCGGAAGCTGGCCCGGTATTTGTCGCCCCAGGTGTACCTTTCCATCTTCGAGGGCAAGCAGGACGCCCACATCGGGAGCAACCGCAAGAAACTTACGATATTCATGTCCGACATCGTGGGTTTTTCCCGGCAGACGGACTGCATGGAAGCCGAAGACCTTACCACACTCCTGAACAGTTACCTCAATCGCATGGCGCGCATCGTTCTTGCTCATGGGGGAACCATTGACAAGTACATGGGCGATGCGATCCTCGTATTCTTTGGCGACCCCGAGTCAAAGGGGGTGGTGGAAGACGCTGCCGCCTGTGTCGCAATGGCTCTCGAGATGCGCGCGGCCGTCGATGAATTGCGCGCCGAATGGCAGAAGAAAGGCATCTGCACCAACTTCGAAATCCGGATGGGAATCACCACGGGCTATTGTACGGTCGGCAACTTTGGAAGCGAAGAACGGATGGACTACACAATCATCGGAGGCCAGGTGAATCTCGCCAACCGTCTGCAAAATGCCGCGGTTCCCGGCGAAATACTTATTGGACCGGAGACCTTTGCTCTCGTCGGCGACCGGTTTCAATGTATCCGGAAAGAGGCGGTTCACGTAAAGGGCCTGGAAGAGCCCGTGCAGCCCCACCAGGTTGTCGGAGCGCGGTCGGCTTGTGTTGACGCGACGAGAATCGAAGATTCCCGCAATGGTTTCACGCTTGCGCTCGACCCGTCGGCTGTCGATCCAGAAGAACGCAAGACGGTCGTTGAGATCCTGCGCGCGGCGATTTCCAGTCTCCGCTAA
- a CDS encoding PAS domain S-box protein gives MIIATICALFAVLNAALYASYPKRKENLFYCLGLASALAAIVALHASELSKSPAFHATFLHLYGVLATTTAVLGLALLQIIGRNAVSPGSLAGFAILGAAALPFEWLTGYRTMFFVWIIAFEYFRQFVMFVSPRRKRDWMLWTALVCFLIGLVLGALDDLGVFRMGPLTEYAAWYGFCAFMIFTTFMFAREFGAIAISLENLAATLEQRVAMRTDELSAANAELQEEVRERRRAQETLVAHERRLEAVYEGTWDAVWLLSKEGVIDCNRRTLEMFGYATKEDFARAYPAALSPEFQADGQETRALRAAVIQSAIETGHRTFAWTHRRANGELFPAEVLLSAFEYEGRMVWQATIRDMTERKRMETALRESEQRMADIINSLPDPTFVIDSQHRVIAWNRAIEEQTGVKREDMLGKGNYEYSLPYHGDRRPLLVDQIVDSNLVTPTEYDGRKVVGDTQTAEAFAPHMGSGRYFWLSATALRDSQGHMVGALESIRDITERKKAEEELKLRNVLLSTQQEVTIDGILVVDENGKILSFNRRFVEMWGIPSDVIESRSDERALESVLSKLVEPQQFINKVKYLYEHRQETSRDEIALVDGRTFDRYSGPMLGADGRYYGRVWYFRDISERKEMERNLSRAKEAAEAASRAKGGFLANMSHEIRTPLNAILGFSQLMLRDSDLTAQQREHLDIINRSGEHLLALINDILEMSKIEAGRATLNPVTFDLHALLSDLQAMLRVRTEPKGLSLSLSVAADMPRYIVTDEGKLRQVLINLL, from the coding sequence ATGATCATAGCGACCATTTGCGCCCTGTTTGCCGTACTGAACGCGGCCCTGTATGCGAGTTACCCCAAGCGAAAAGAGAATCTGTTTTACTGCCTTGGCCTCGCGTCGGCCCTTGCGGCCATTGTTGCACTTCATGCGAGCGAGCTATCGAAATCCCCGGCGTTCCACGCCACGTTCTTGCATTTGTACGGCGTCCTTGCGACCACTACGGCCGTTCTCGGGCTTGCCCTGCTCCAGATCATAGGACGGAACGCCGTTTCCCCTGGCTCTCTGGCCGGATTCGCGATTCTGGGCGCGGCCGCGTTGCCCTTTGAATGGCTGACCGGATACAGAACGATGTTTTTCGTTTGGATCATCGCTTTCGAGTACTTTCGTCAGTTTGTGATGTTTGTATCTCCGCGCCGCAAGCGCGACTGGATGCTATGGACCGCGCTGGTCTGTTTCCTGATTGGGCTGGTCCTGGGCGCCTTGGACGATCTCGGGGTATTCAGGATGGGCCCCTTGACCGAGTACGCCGCGTGGTACGGCTTCTGCGCCTTCATGATCTTTACCACGTTTATGTTCGCGCGCGAATTTGGCGCCATCGCGATATCGCTTGAGAACCTTGCGGCCACCCTCGAACAGCGCGTGGCCATGCGGACCGATGAACTGTCTGCCGCCAATGCGGAACTCCAGGAGGAGGTCCGCGAGCGAAGGCGGGCCCAGGAAACCCTGGTGGCTCACGAACGCCGGCTCGAGGCCGTTTACGAAGGAACGTGGGACGCGGTCTGGCTGCTGTCGAAGGAGGGGGTGATAGACTGCAACCGCCGCACCTTGGAAATGTTCGGGTACGCAACCAAAGAAGATTTCGCCCGCGCCTATCCGGCCGCGCTCTCGCCCGAATTCCAAGCCGACGGCCAGGAAACCCGAGCCCTGCGTGCCGCCGTTATCCAGTCGGCCATCGAGACGGGTCACCGCACTTTCGCATGGACGCACCGGCGCGCCAACGGCGAGCTGTTTCCCGCCGAAGTCCTTCTGTCCGCGTTCGAATATGAAGGAAGGATGGTGTGGCAGGCCACCATTCGGGATATGACGGAGCGCAAACGCATGGAGACGGCGTTGCGCGAGTCCGAGCAGCGCATGGCCGACATCATCAATTCGCTTCCGGATCCCACTTTTGTCATCGATTCCCAGCATCGCGTCATCGCCTGGAATCGGGCTATTGAAGAGCAGACCGGCGTCAAGCGTGAGGATATGCTCGGCAAAGGCAACTACGAATACTCCTTGCCCTACCACGGAGACCGGCGCCCCTTGTTGGTGGATCAGATTGTGGACTCGAATCTGGTCACCCCGACCGAATACGACGGGCGGAAAGTGGTTGGAGACACGCAAACCGCCGAAGCCTTTGCCCCCCACATGGGCAGCGGGCGATACTTCTGGTTGTCCGCGACGGCCCTGCGGGATTCCCAAGGCCACATGGTGGGCGCGCTGGAGTCCATCCGTGATATCACCGAACGCAAGAAAGCGGAAGAGGAACTCAAGCTGCGAAACGTGCTGCTTTCGACGCAACAGGAAGTCACGATCGACGGCATCCTTGTGGTGGATGAAAACGGCAAGATCCTTTCCTTCAACCGGCGTTTTGTCGAGATGTGGGGCATCCCTTCCGACGTAATCGAGTCGCGATCAGACGAGCGCGCATTGGAGTCCGTATTGTCCAAGCTGGTGGAGCCTCAGCAGTTCATTAACAAGGTGAAATACCTCTATGAACACCGGCAGGAGACCAGCCGGGACGAAATCGCCTTGGTGGACGGTAGGACGTTTGACCGGTATTCCGGCCCGATGCTGGGCGCTGATGGCCGCTATTACGGAAGGGTGTGGTATTTTCGAGATATCAGCGAGCGCAAGGAGATGGAACGGAATCTCAGCCGGGCAAAGGAAGCTGCCGAGGCGGCCAGCCGCGCCAAGGGCGGATTCCTGGCGAACATGTCGCACGAGATTCGGACGCCTTTGAACGCGATTCTGGGCTTCTCGCAACTGATGTTGCGTGATTCGGACCTCACCGCCCAGCAGCGGGAACATTTAGACATCATCAATCGCAGCGGCGAACATTTGCTGGCCCTGATCAACGACATTCTGGAGATGTCCAAGATCGAGGCCGGCCGCGCCACGCTCAATCCCGTCACCTTCGACTTGCATGCGCTGCTCTCGGATCTTCAGGCGATGCTCCGAGTGCGGACCGAGCCAAAGGGCCTGTCACTGTCACTGTCCGTCGCCGCTGACATGCCCCGATATATCGTAACCGACGAGGGCAAGCTGCGGCAGGTGCTGATCAACCTGCT